In Gemmata obscuriglobus, a single genomic region encodes these proteins:
- a CDS encoding response regulator transcription factor, translated as MSLKLLVVEDQADFADFVVRGLREEGFTVESAADARAAWHALATADWDVVLLDRGLPGEDGLSLLKRLRAAGRFTPVLMLTARDAVPDRVAGLDAGADDYLTKPFAFDELLARVRALARRPAAVTGTTLSHADVRVDLATQRAERAGHKLDLTAKEYALLVLFLRHPGQVLTRTRIYEHVWDERYDGTSNTLEVHVKDLRRKLEGHGPRLIHTLRNRGYRFSTDGDAP; from the coding sequence ATGAGCCTGAAACTTCTGGTCGTCGAGGACCAGGCCGACTTTGCGGATTTCGTGGTTCGCGGGCTCCGGGAAGAGGGGTTTACGGTCGAGAGCGCCGCGGACGCACGCGCCGCCTGGCACGCGCTCGCGACCGCCGACTGGGACGTGGTGCTGCTCGACCGTGGTCTGCCGGGCGAGGACGGCTTGTCTCTTCTGAAGCGGCTCCGCGCGGCGGGACGCTTTACCCCGGTCCTGATGCTCACCGCCCGGGACGCCGTGCCCGACCGGGTCGCCGGGCTCGACGCCGGCGCCGACGACTACCTCACCAAGCCGTTCGCGTTCGACGAACTCCTGGCCCGCGTCCGCGCGCTCGCACGGAGACCGGCCGCGGTCACCGGCACGACCCTGTCCCACGCCGACGTTCGAGTCGATCTCGCTACCCAGCGCGCCGAGCGGGCCGGGCACAAGCTCGACCTGACCGCCAAGGAGTACGCGCTGCTGGTGCTGTTCCTGCGGCACCCCGGCCAGGTGCTCACCCGCACCCGCATCTACGAACACGTTTGGGACGAGCGGTACGACGGCACCTCCAACACGCTCGAGGTTCACGTCAAGGACCTCCGCCGGAAGCTGGAGGGGCACGGCCCCCGGCTGATTCACACGCTCCGCAACCGCGGGTACCGGTTCTCCACCGACGGGGACGCGCCGTGA
- a CDS encoding sensor histidine kinase has translation MSLTTRLLLFSQAALAAVLLVFCSALYAVAHGYVHHAAVASADRSAATLVASVDIEADAVEWEPSDRDVSLGPGPLGGTVYWYVTDARGAPVDRSPAPGTAELIAASGPGTDEPFAEGWVLSRRLVHPPGAAGRLLTRDRTKEETEKGEYPALVFTAGVRTGPLHAALNALAAGLAVVSLAVWLGAWAAGRWVCRRALRPLTEMAGAARAMRAEDTGARLPPPGAKGELEELHAAMSDLLGRLRSALERERRFTAEASHQLRTPLGTILGQVEVALRRPRPPEEYERVLDVIRRQAAELTRSVDALLFLARSDADAPPPRTEPVDLRQWVPEFLASLTSRARHGDISFEPEPRAALRVAAHPPLLRELVGNLIDNALKYSPPGTPVVVRAFAEGASTVIAVEDRGPGIDAADLPHVFEPFFRSGRATALPGSGLGLAVVARLAGAFGGRVVAENRPDGGARFRVALPALADEENFIRTSRAH, from the coding sequence GTGAGCCTCACCACCCGGCTGCTCCTCTTCTCGCAGGCGGCGCTCGCGGCCGTCCTCCTGGTCTTCTGCTCGGCGCTCTACGCCGTCGCGCACGGGTACGTGCACCACGCGGCCGTAGCGTCCGCGGACCGGTCGGCGGCCACTCTGGTGGCGTCCGTGGACATCGAAGCGGACGCGGTCGAATGGGAGCCGTCCGACCGCGACGTGTCCCTCGGCCCGGGGCCGCTCGGCGGTACGGTTTACTGGTACGTCACCGACGCCCGCGGGGCGCCCGTCGATCGGAGCCCGGCGCCCGGTACCGCTGAACTGATTGCGGCATCCGGACCGGGAACGGACGAGCCCTTCGCCGAGGGGTGGGTGCTGTCGCGCAGGCTTGTTCACCCGCCGGGCGCGGCGGGCCGGCTCCTCACGCGCGACCGGACGAAGGAAGAAACCGAGAAGGGCGAGTACCCGGCCCTGGTGTTCACGGCCGGGGTGCGGACCGGGCCGCTGCACGCCGCGCTCAACGCGCTGGCGGCCGGGCTCGCCGTCGTGTCTCTGGCGGTGTGGCTCGGCGCGTGGGCGGCCGGGCGGTGGGTCTGTCGGAGGGCGCTGCGCCCCCTCACCGAGATGGCCGGGGCCGCGCGGGCGATGCGCGCCGAGGACACCGGCGCGCGGCTCCCGCCGCCGGGCGCGAAGGGCGAACTGGAGGAGCTGCACGCGGCCATGAGCGACCTGCTCGGCCGCCTGCGCTCGGCCCTGGAGCGCGAGCGCCGGTTCACGGCCGAAGCCTCCCACCAGCTCCGCACCCCGCTCGGGACCATTCTCGGACAGGTCGAAGTCGCCCTCCGGCGTCCGCGGCCGCCGGAGGAGTACGAGCGCGTGCTGGACGTGATCCGGCGCCAGGCCGCCGAACTGACCCGAAGCGTCGACGCGCTCCTGTTCCTCGCCCGATCCGACGCGGACGCCCCGCCGCCCCGGACCGAACCCGTTGACCTCCGCCAGTGGGTGCCCGAGTTCCTCGCCAGCCTCACGTCCCGGGCGCGGCACGGGGACATCTCCTTCGAGCCCGAACCGCGAGCCGCGCTTCGCGTGGCCGCGCACCCCCCGCTGCTGCGCGAGCTGGTCGGGAACCTGATCGATAACGCGCTCAAGTACAGCCCGCCGGGCACGCCCGTCGTCGTTCGCGCGTTTGCCGAGGGCGCGAGCACCGTGATCGCCGTCGAGGACCGCGGGCCGGGAATCGATGCGGCGGACCTGCCGCACGTGTTCGAGCCGTTCTTCCGCTCCGGGCGTGCGACCGCGCTCCCCGGTTCGGGGCTCGGGCTGGCCGTGGTGGCCCGCCTCGCGGGGGCGTTCGGGGGCCGGGTGGTGGCCGAGAACCGACCGGACGGCGGCGCCCGGTTCCGGGTCGCCCTGCCCGCGTTGGCAGATGAAGAGAACTTTATCCGCACTTCACGGGCACATTAG
- a CDS encoding DUF1328 domain-containing protein, which yields MVRWAILFFIIALIAALFGFGGIAGDAAWIGKILLVVFLILAVVSMLFGRKGPPVS from the coding sequence ATGGTTCGCTGGGCTATCCTGTTCTTCATCATCGCGCTGATCGCCGCCCTGTTCGGGTTCGGTGGAATCGCGGGCGATGCCGCGTGGATCGGAAAGATCCTGCTCGTGGTGTTCCTGATCCTGGCTGTGGTGTCGATGCTGTTCGGTCGTAAGGGTCCGCCGGTGTCGTGA
- a CDS encoding VOC family protein: protein MEKVQGIGGVFLKARDPKALAAWYREHLGLPVDADQTFGALTSTGPGEMTVWAVHPADTQYFGPGAATFMVNYRVKNLDAMLTQLRAAGVKVEEKVEDYDYGRFGWATDPEGNRFELWEPK from the coding sequence ATGGAGAAGGTGCAGGGTATCGGCGGGGTGTTCTTGAAGGCCCGCGATCCGAAGGCCCTCGCGGCCTGGTACCGGGAACATCTCGGGCTCCCGGTCGACGCGGACCAAACGTTCGGGGCGCTGACCTCGACCGGACCGGGCGAGATGACCGTCTGGGCCGTCCACCCCGCCGACACGCAATATTTCGGCCCCGGTGCGGCGACGTTCATGGTGAACTACCGCGTGAAGAACCTCGACGCCATGCTGACGCAACTCCGCGCCGCCGGCGTGAAGGTCGAAGAGAAGGTCGAGGACTACGACTACGGACGCTTCGGCTGGGCAACGGACCCGGAAGGGAACCGCTTCGAGTTGTGGGAGCCGAAATGA
- a CDS encoding EamA family transporter encodes MRSITVMAATAGLASAVWAAFLPLPHTASWGHMFLSVVLHVTYNFLLVLAYRHGDLGVSYPVARGSSPMLVAAGAAVVAGEQLDAFTLLGIALVCGGILGLAREGREGGFTRGIVPAALAGATIAAYTVIDGLGSRASGNAWSYAAWLFIFNGLAMLPVWARGPVRLDSGSMRSAAGGVVSLAAYAIVIWAASISPMGQVSALRESSVVVAAVLGWLFLGEQLGSRRLVACLIVAAGAGCLGLRG; translated from the coding sequence ATGCGCTCGATCACGGTGATGGCCGCGACGGCGGGGTTGGCGTCCGCGGTGTGGGCCGCCTTCCTGCCGCTCCCGCACACGGCGAGCTGGGGCCACATGTTCCTTTCGGTCGTTCTCCACGTCACCTACAACTTCCTGCTGGTGCTGGCGTACCGGCACGGCGATCTGGGCGTTTCGTACCCGGTCGCCCGCGGCTCCTCGCCGATGCTGGTGGCCGCCGGCGCGGCGGTCGTGGCGGGTGAACAACTCGACGCCTTCACGCTCCTCGGCATCGCTCTGGTTTGCGGGGGGATTCTCGGGCTGGCACGTGAGGGACGAGAGGGCGGGTTCACCCGTGGCATCGTCCCCGCCGCCCTGGCGGGAGCGACGATCGCGGCGTACACGGTTATTGACGGCCTCGGGAGCCGGGCGTCGGGTAACGCCTGGTCTTATGCGGCATGGCTGTTCATCTTCAACGGTTTGGCCATGCTGCCGGTCTGGGCGCGTGGACCCGTTCGGCTCGATTCCGGCTCGATGCGCTCGGCGGCGGGCGGGGTGGTGTCGCTGGCGGCCTACGCCATCGTCATCTGGGCGGCGAGCATCAGTCCGATGGGGCAGGTTTCGGCGCTGCGGGAGTCGAGCGTCGTGGTCGCGGCCGTCCTGGGTTGGCTCTTCCTCGGCGAACAGCTCGGTTCGAGGCGGCTGGTCGCGTGCCTGATTGTGGCCGCGGGCGCCGGGTGCCTCGGGTTGCGAGGGTAG
- a CDS encoding response regulator transcription factor, with translation MRVLLVEDHQPLAKALRQGMEEEGFAVDVATDGEEADVKCRSTAYDVVVLDVMLPKVDGLSLLKRWRASGVNTHVLMLTAKSETADKVTGLDTGADDYLSKANLDLEELFARIRALIRRGHQQKDPVLRCYDLEIDTAARTVRRAGRSIHLTPREYALLEFLAFHRGKVVTRSMIWEHLYDEYDENTSNVVDVYIRYLRNKVDKEFDPQLILTRWGEGYMLRGEDDPPAAAK, from the coding sequence GTGCGTGTGCTGCTCGTTGAAGACCACCAGCCGCTTGCCAAGGCGCTGCGCCAGGGCATGGAGGAAGAGGGGTTCGCCGTTGATGTCGCGACCGACGGCGAGGAGGCGGACGTCAAGTGCCGCAGCACCGCGTACGACGTGGTCGTGCTCGACGTGATGCTCCCCAAGGTGGACGGCCTGTCGCTGCTCAAGCGGTGGCGCGCGTCCGGGGTCAACACCCACGTGCTGATGCTGACCGCGAAGTCCGAGACGGCCGACAAGGTGACCGGCCTCGACACCGGCGCCGACGACTACCTGAGCAAAGCGAACCTGGACCTGGAGGAGCTGTTCGCTCGCATCCGGGCGCTGATCCGCCGCGGGCACCAGCAGAAGGACCCCGTCCTGCGGTGCTACGACCTCGAGATCGACACCGCGGCGCGCACCGTGCGCCGGGCCGGGCGCTCGATCCACCTCACGCCGCGCGAGTACGCGCTGCTGGAGTTCCTGGCGTTCCACCGCGGCAAGGTGGTGACCCGGAGCATGATCTGGGAGCACCTGTACGACGAGTACGACGAGAACACGTCGAACGTCGTGGACGTGTACATTCGCTACCTGCGCAACAAGGTGGACAAGGAGTTCGATCCGCAACTGATCCTCACCCGCTGGGGCGAGGGGTACATGCTCCGCGGGGAGGACGACCCGCCGGCGGCGGCGAAGTAA
- a CDS encoding sensor histidine kinase, whose translation MRSIRRSLLGYLLVLLALALSAVGGLVDRFANAAVRNREASEAGRIEQGFKLSEQKAKGRAEEARRKFDADLLAEAKVLSKEVQYKLAAILGQNERRLTVTEWQAIQAGASIAAATFGPWPGPGPGAGPRPLGGGGGGGGGGGRFVDPPAPVKAPEEEARAFRLRVALLEAAAAPDPLATWVLISALEPRAAGGASSSDPRVFNDPRRYNPFPGWIEYDGPRALARIAEALGKAFEDDDHPGGFQIALAGGPFRRPAQFVTVAYPARIGNARVELPVDPEWLHADRETEPKIDEVETPEGTLRRVTSATSPNGRSMLFDVWLAPPPVLTAAPVQFRAVPRGPHLSLRVVVQLARAPVIPNDGLAAARAAHDAELDRVRSETQLELAQLRARLVTIGAATFAALVLGGWFIVARGLSPLRTLSDAVSRVSERDFRLPVGPEELGRELAPIHARITQTLTLLQRAFAREKQAVADISHELRTPIASLLATIDVTLRKPRSPEQYRTALEECRLISRQLGQLVERIMTLASLDAGNDHTQVVRTDAGELARGCAAVIRPLAAANDVTLTVRVDDEVRLDTDAGKLREVLMNLLHNAVEYNRPDGTIELVARRDGPAAVFEVCDTGIGMAADVRERIFERFYRADSSRTATGVHAGLGLAIVKEYMARLKGTITVESEPGVGTTFRVTLPASPDESATPDHVLARAAAAAAP comes from the coding sequence ATGCGCTCCATCCGCCGCTCGCTGCTGGGCTACCTGCTGGTGCTGCTCGCGCTCGCGCTGAGCGCGGTGGGCGGGCTCGTGGACCGGTTCGCCAACGCCGCGGTGCGCAACCGCGAGGCGTCGGAGGCCGGGCGCATCGAGCAGGGGTTCAAGCTGAGCGAGCAGAAGGCGAAGGGGCGGGCCGAGGAGGCGCGGCGGAAGTTCGACGCGGACCTGCTCGCGGAAGCGAAGGTGCTCTCGAAGGAAGTGCAGTACAAACTCGCGGCGATTCTGGGCCAGAACGAGCGCCGGCTCACCGTGACCGAGTGGCAAGCGATTCAGGCCGGGGCGTCGATCGCCGCGGCCACCTTCGGCCCGTGGCCCGGGCCGGGACCGGGGGCCGGCCCGCGCCCGCTCGGCGGGGGCGGGGGCGGGGGCGGGGGCGGCGGGCGGTTCGTGGACCCTCCGGCGCCGGTGAAGGCGCCGGAAGAAGAGGCCCGCGCGTTCCGGCTCCGGGTCGCGCTCCTGGAAGCGGCGGCGGCCCCCGACCCGCTCGCCACCTGGGTCCTGATTTCGGCCCTGGAGCCCCGCGCGGCGGGCGGCGCGTCGTCTTCCGACCCGCGGGTGTTCAACGACCCGCGGCGGTACAACCCGTTCCCGGGGTGGATCGAGTACGACGGCCCGCGCGCCCTCGCCCGGATTGCGGAGGCTCTGGGCAAGGCGTTCGAGGACGACGACCACCCCGGCGGGTTCCAGATCGCGCTCGCGGGCGGCCCGTTCCGGCGCCCCGCGCAGTTCGTGACGGTCGCGTACCCGGCCCGGATCGGGAACGCGCGCGTGGAACTGCCGGTCGACCCCGAGTGGCTCCACGCGGACCGGGAGACCGAGCCGAAGATCGACGAGGTGGAGACACCGGAGGGCACCCTGCGCCGGGTGACGAGCGCGACCAGCCCGAACGGGCGGTCGATGCTCTTCGACGTGTGGCTCGCGCCGCCCCCCGTGCTGACCGCCGCGCCGGTGCAGTTCCGCGCGGTGCCGCGGGGGCCGCACCTGTCCCTGCGGGTGGTCGTTCAGCTCGCCCGCGCCCCGGTGATCCCGAACGACGGGCTCGCGGCGGCGCGCGCCGCCCACGACGCCGAGCTGGACCGGGTGCGGTCGGAAACGCAGCTCGAGCTGGCGCAGCTTCGTGCCCGGCTGGTCACCATCGGGGCGGCCACGTTCGCCGCGCTGGTGCTCGGCGGGTGGTTCATCGTGGCCCGCGGGCTGTCCCCGCTTCGCACCCTCTCCGATGCCGTTAGCCGGGTATCCGAGAGGGACTTCCGGCTCCCCGTGGGGCCCGAGGAGCTGGGCCGCGAGCTGGCCCCGATCCACGCCCGCATCACCCAGACCCTCACCCTCTTACAGCGTGCCTTCGCACGAGAGAAACAGGCCGTGGCCGACATCTCACACGAGCTGCGCACCCCCATCGCGTCCCTGCTGGCCACGATCGACGTCACGCTGCGCAAGCCCCGCAGCCCGGAGCAGTACCGCACCGCCCTTGAGGAGTGCCGGCTGATCTCCCGCCAGCTCGGGCAGTTGGTCGAGCGGATCATGACGCTGGCCTCGCTCGACGCGGGCAACGATCACACGCAAGTGGTGCGCACGGACGCGGGCGAGCTCGCGCGGGGGTGCGCCGCGGTGATCCGGCCGCTGGCCGCCGCGAACGACGTGACCCTGACCGTGCGCGTCGACGATGAGGTGCGCCTCGACACCGACGCGGGCAAGCTGCGCGAGGTGCTAATGAACCTGCTCCACAACGCGGTGGAGTACAACCGCCCCGACGGCACCATCGAACTCGTCGCCCGGCGCGACGGCCCGGCGGCGGTCTTCGAGGTGTGCGACACCGGCATCGGGATGGCCGCGGACGTGCGGGAGCGGATCTTCGAGCGGTTCTACCGGGCCGACTCTTCGCGCACCGCGACCGGCGTTCACGCCGGGCTGGGGCTGGCGATCGTGAAGGAGTACATGGCCCGGTTGAAAGGGACGATTACGGTGGAGAGCGAGCCGGGCGTCGGCACGACGTTCCGGGTGACCCTCCCGGCGAGCCCGGACGAGTCTGCCACACCGGATCACGTTCTGGCGCGCGCCGCCGCGGCCGCCGCGCCGTGA
- a CDS encoding DUF1549 domain-containing protein produces MRLRSLLLAAACTLAPAFARAGDLPPASKPIEEVIDLLVGAALTEAGITPAPQADDATTIRRLTLDLVGRIPTTAEVDAYIESTDADKRAKLVDRLMASSGFVRHQAAQFEVMLSPEGDRRGGAAFRAYLTSALNENKPWNQIFRDVMLPDEADPKLKGAAEFLRGRLGDADKLTADVSVAFFGVNVSCAQCHNHPNVEAWTQDHFYGMKAFLARTFDNGGFLAERGYGVVKYKPTKGPERTAKMMFLTGAAVDDPTAKEATAAEQKVEKEALDKAKTAKTAPPAPKFSARAKLVEVALKGENADFFARSISNRLWHRLLGTGLVAPLDQMHSENAPSHPELLAWLSRDTAAHNYDLKRLIRGIVMSKTYSRSSKYEESAGAPPFKTYAVARLKPLTPLQLATSLKIAAADPSSFDRLKPDELEKRLEQIESSARGFAAVLAQPTDNFQIGVGEALLFSNGERVMKELLTDGGGSALGRTKGMTEPKEAVAFLVKAAYGRAPTEAEEGALVAYVEKRKDRAHEAHKQILWALVTAPEFRFSY; encoded by the coding sequence ATGCGGCTCCGCTCGCTGCTACTCGCGGCCGCCTGTACCCTCGCGCCTGCGTTCGCTCGCGCGGGCGATTTGCCCCCGGCGTCGAAACCGATCGAGGAGGTCATTGACCTGCTCGTCGGGGCCGCACTTACCGAGGCCGGGATCACTCCCGCTCCGCAAGCGGACGACGCCACCACCATCCGCCGGCTCACGCTCGACCTCGTCGGCCGCATTCCCACGACCGCCGAGGTCGACGCTTACATCGAGTCCACCGACGCCGACAAGCGGGCGAAGCTCGTGGACCGGCTCATGGCGTCTTCGGGGTTCGTGCGGCACCAGGCGGCCCAGTTCGAGGTCATGCTGAGCCCCGAAGGGGACCGCCGCGGGGGCGCCGCGTTCCGGGCGTACCTCACGAGCGCCCTCAACGAGAACAAGCCCTGGAACCAGATCTTCCGTGATGTCATGTTGCCCGACGAAGCCGACCCGAAGCTGAAGGGCGCGGCCGAGTTCCTCCGCGGCCGGCTCGGCGACGCGGACAAGCTGACCGCGGACGTGAGCGTGGCGTTCTTCGGCGTGAACGTGAGCTGCGCGCAGTGCCACAACCACCCCAACGTCGAGGCGTGGACCCAGGACCACTTCTACGGCATGAAGGCGTTCCTCGCCCGCACCTTCGATAACGGCGGGTTTCTGGCCGAACGCGGGTACGGGGTTGTCAAGTACAAGCCCACCAAGGGTCCCGAGCGCACCGCAAAGATGATGTTCCTGACGGGCGCCGCCGTCGACGACCCGACCGCCAAGGAGGCGACCGCCGCCGAGCAGAAGGTCGAGAAAGAGGCGCTCGACAAAGCCAAGACCGCCAAGACCGCGCCGCCCGCACCGAAATTCAGCGCGCGGGCCAAACTGGTCGAGGTGGCGCTGAAGGGTGAGAACGCGGACTTCTTCGCGCGGTCGATCAGCAACCGGCTGTGGCACCGGCTCCTCGGCACCGGGCTGGTGGCCCCGTTGGACCAGATGCACAGCGAGAACGCGCCGAGTCACCCGGAACTGCTCGCGTGGCTGAGCCGCGACACCGCGGCCCACAACTACGACCTCAAGCGTCTGATCCGCGGCATCGTGATGAGCAAAACCTACTCGCGGAGCAGCAAGTACGAAGAGTCCGCGGGCGCACCGCCGTTCAAGACCTATGCCGTCGCCCGGCTCAAGCCGTTGACCCCGCTCCAACTCGCGACCTCGCTCAAAATCGCCGCCGCCGACCCGTCGAGCTTTGACAGGCTGAAGCCGGACGAACTCGAAAAGCGGCTGGAGCAGATCGAATCGTCCGCACGCGGCTTCGCGGCCGTGCTCGCGCAGCCGACGGACAACTTCCAGATCGGCGTGGGCGAGGCGCTGCTGTTCAGCAACGGTGAGCGCGTGATGAAGGAGCTGCTCACCGACGGCGGCGGCTCGGCGCTCGGGCGCACGAAGGGGATGACGGAGCCGAAAGAAGCGGTCGCGTTCCTGGTGAAGGCCGCGTACGGCCGCGCGCCGACCGAGGCAGAAGAAGGGGCCTTGGTCGCATACGTCGAGAAGCGAAAGGACCGAGCCCACGAGGCCCACAAGCAGATTTTATGGGCGCTCGTAACGGCCCCCGAGTTCCGGTTCAGTTACTGA
- a CDS encoding DUF1501 domain-containing protein has protein sequence MARNTFCRSADHAVDRRAFIGGALAAGAALAADMTQLNALAAADVNKALKKTQKRVILLWLAGGASQLETWDPKPGASTGGPFRSIQTDVPGLRISELMPKMAARMKTTCVIRGLNTKNGDHGSAAVTMMKGRRDEAAVRYPDLGAVVAREMGRADSKVPDYVTFYTQTEGRGMAPGTAGFLGARYAPMELTTNNYPEFIKKLDGISDLDHVERGALRDLLGKQFGQGRSSETMSSQNEAYQRVRGIMASEKLFDVTQEPQKVRDRYGPTQFAEQTLIARRLVEAGVPFVRVGRAWWDSHGQNFETHQEMVPELDHVMATLLDDLGERGLLDDVMVVTLAEFGRTPAINASLGRDHFASAWSCTISGAGIKRGAVYGKTDPKGQTVTAEEVDAGRLFATIYSALGVDPEKNYYVGSRPVPLVNPGVHAIEEVLQ, from the coding sequence ATGGCCCGGAACACCTTCTGCCGCTCGGCCGACCACGCCGTCGACCGCCGCGCGTTCATCGGCGGCGCATTGGCCGCCGGGGCTGCTCTTGCGGCGGACATGACTCAGCTCAACGCGCTGGCCGCCGCCGACGTGAATAAGGCGCTGAAGAAGACCCAGAAGCGGGTCATCCTCCTGTGGCTCGCGGGGGGCGCGTCGCAGCTCGAGACCTGGGACCCGAAGCCCGGCGCGAGCACCGGCGGGCCGTTCCGTTCCATCCAGACGGACGTGCCCGGGTTACGCATCTCGGAACTGATGCCGAAGATGGCCGCCCGGATGAAGACCACGTGCGTGATCCGCGGGCTGAACACCAAGAACGGCGACCACGGGTCGGCCGCCGTGACGATGATGAAGGGGCGCCGCGACGAGGCCGCGGTTCGCTACCCGGACCTCGGCGCCGTGGTGGCGCGCGAGATGGGCCGCGCGGACAGCAAGGTGCCGGATTACGTCACATTCTACACCCAGACCGAGGGCCGGGGGATGGCCCCGGGCACCGCCGGGTTCCTCGGCGCTCGTTACGCCCCGATGGAACTGACCACCAACAACTACCCCGAGTTCATCAAGAAGCTCGACGGCATCTCGGACCTGGACCACGTCGAGCGCGGCGCCCTCCGTGACCTCCTTGGCAAACAGTTCGGCCAGGGGCGCAGCTCGGAGACGATGAGCAGCCAGAACGAGGCGTACCAGCGGGTCCGCGGGATCATGGCCAGTGAGAAGCTGTTCGACGTGACGCAGGAGCCGCAAAAGGTGCGCGACCGGTACGGGCCGACGCAGTTCGCCGAGCAGACGCTCATCGCCCGGCGGCTGGTGGAGGCCGGCGTGCCATTTGTCCGGGTGGGGCGCGCGTGGTGGGACAGCCACGGGCAGAACTTCGAAACGCACCAGGAAATGGTGCCGGAACTCGACCACGTGATGGCCACGCTGCTCGACGACCTGGGCGAGCGCGGGCTGCTGGACGACGTGATGGTCGTCACCCTGGCGGAGTTCGGGCGGACGCCGGCGATCAACGCGAGCCTCGGGCGCGACCACTTCGCGAGCGCCTGGAGCTGTACGATCTCAGGGGCCGGGATCAAGCGCGGCGCGGTGTACGGCAAGACCGACCCGAAGGGGCAGACGGTGACGGCAGAAGAAGTGGACGCCGGCCGCCTGTTTGCCACGATCTACTCGGCTCTGGGCGTCGACCCTGAGAAGAATTACTACGTGGGCAGCCGCCCGGTGCCGCTAGTGAACCCCGGCGTCCACGCGATCGAAGAAGTGCTTCAGTGA
- a CDS encoding WD40 repeat domain-containing protein produces MNALNPDTLKQVKDLPRPTITFAVARADGADVAYLGGSDFKVYRADLAAPKFEPKELYAHESYVTGVALAGATLVSGGYDGRLTWFDTAAGKIVRTHDAHAKWVRKVVASPDGKLIASVADDMLCKVWDAKTGQLVHTLKGHKEKTPHDFASMLYAVAFSNDSALLATGDKVGHVVVWDAKTGTRLGSCEAPVMYTWDKVQRLHSIGGVRSLAFSPDGRSLAVGGMGKVGNIDHLEGKARVEVFDWKAGKQTAEFPGDKFVGLVNRLAWAPDGSWLLGAGGAGEGFLCFFDAAAKKVLRQEKLPMHVHDFALSAAGDQITSVGHNRITVHRLGG; encoded by the coding sequence ATGAACGCTCTCAACCCGGACACGCTGAAGCAGGTGAAGGACCTCCCGCGACCGACCATCACCTTCGCGGTCGCCCGCGCCGACGGGGCCGATGTCGCGTACCTGGGTGGGTCGGATTTCAAGGTCTATCGAGCCGATCTCGCGGCCCCAAAGTTCGAGCCCAAGGAGCTGTACGCGCACGAGAGCTACGTTACCGGTGTCGCGCTCGCGGGTGCCACACTCGTCAGCGGTGGCTACGACGGCCGGCTCACCTGGTTCGACACCGCCGCGGGCAAAATCGTTCGCACTCACGACGCTCACGCGAAGTGGGTCCGCAAGGTGGTTGCCTCGCCGGACGGGAAGCTGATCGCGAGCGTTGCCGACGACATGCTCTGTAAGGTGTGGGACGCGAAAACCGGTCAACTGGTCCACACACTGAAGGGGCACAAGGAGAAGACCCCGCACGACTTCGCCTCGATGCTCTACGCCGTCGCGTTCTCGAACGATTCGGCGCTGCTGGCGACGGGCGACAAGGTCGGACACGTGGTCGTGTGGGACGCGAAGACCGGGACGCGACTCGGCTCGTGCGAGGCGCCGGTGATGTACACGTGGGACAAGGTGCAGCGGCTGCACTCGATCGGCGGCGTGCGGTCCCTTGCGTTTTCGCCCGACGGCCGATCGCTCGCGGTGGGCGGGATGGGTAAAGTTGGGAACATCGACCACCTCGAAGGCAAGGCCCGGGTGGAGGTGTTCGACTGGAAGGCCGGGAAGCAGACCGCGGAGTTCCCGGGCGACAAGTTCGTGGGGCTCGTGAACCGGCTCGCGTGGGCGCCGGACGGCTCGTGGCTGCTCGGCGCCGGTGGCGCCGGTGAGGGGTTCTTGTGCTTCTTCGACGCGGCCGCCAAGAAGGTACTGCGGCAGGAGAAGTTGCCGATGCACGTCCACGACTTCGCCCTCTCGGCCGCAGGCGATCAGATTACCAGTGTCGGGCACAACCGCATCACGGTTCACCGTTTGGGAGGGTGA